The Nocardioides pantholopis genome window below encodes:
- a CDS encoding lysoplasmalogenase produces MSEQSRDEGVIGWVRRVGKPLLVPALAVRILRAPHGPGRSRVLAALGLSWGGDLALNRHGNGAFLAGLGSFLAAHLAYISAFRRLSSAPVLATPGRRRALLAGGTGSALMALAAGRGDRALAAPVAAYGVTLSALAASAAAVDRGPGRGHLLAGTALFLTSDVLIGVRKFFAGDRGTALEAAVLTTYAAAQWSIGEGLVRRWRG; encoded by the coding sequence ATGAGCGAGCAGTCCCGCGACGAGGGCGTGATCGGCTGGGTCCGGCGGGTCGGCAAGCCGCTGCTCGTGCCGGCGCTGGCCGTCCGGATCCTCCGGGCCCCGCACGGGCCGGGCCGGTCCCGCGTGCTCGCGGCCCTGGGACTCTCCTGGGGTGGGGACCTCGCCCTGAACCGGCACGGCAACGGCGCGTTCCTCGCCGGGCTGGGCTCCTTCCTCGCCGCGCACCTCGCCTACATCTCGGCGTTCCGCCGGCTGTCGTCCGCGCCGGTCCTGGCCACACCCGGGCGTCGCCGGGCCCTGTTGGCCGGCGGCACCGGGTCCGCGCTGATGGCGCTGGCCGCCGGCCGCGGCGACCGGGCGCTGGCGGCACCCGTCGCGGCGTACGGCGTCACGCTGTCCGCCCTGGCCGCGTCGGCCGCGGCGGTCGACCGTGGCCCGGGCCGGGGCCACCTGCTGGCCGGCACGGCGCTCTTCTTGACGTCCGACGTGCTGATCGGGGTCCGCAAGTTCTTCGCCGGCGACCGCGGCACCGCGCTGGAGGCCGCCGTCCTGACGACGTACGCCGCCGCGCAGTGGTCGATCGGCGAGGGCCTGGTCCGGCGGTGGCGGGGATAG
- a CDS encoding response regulator, whose protein sequence is MIRTVVADDHPLVRAGLVTLLGTEPDIEVVGTAADGEEAVEVARRLRPDVVCMDIRMPRLDGIAATRALAGPDVEDPIPVLVLTTFEIDEYLFGALEAGASGFQLKDADPAVLVRAVRSVAAGNGTLDDTLTKRVVGEVLSRRRIQPVTAARGTDLLTARELDIVLLLAQGMSNEEIAEALVLEVSTVKSHLARILPKLGVRSRLQAAVWAYQNRIVDLPT, encoded by the coding sequence GTGATCCGCACCGTCGTGGCCGACGACCATCCGCTGGTGCGCGCGGGCCTGGTGACCCTGCTCGGCACCGAGCCGGACATCGAGGTGGTGGGGACGGCCGCCGACGGCGAGGAGGCCGTGGAGGTGGCCCGCCGGCTGCGGCCCGACGTCGTCTGCATGGACATCCGGATGCCCCGCCTGGACGGCATCGCCGCCACCCGGGCCCTGGCCGGCCCGGACGTCGAGGACCCGATCCCGGTGCTGGTGCTCACGACGTTCGAGATCGACGAGTACCTGTTCGGGGCGCTCGAGGCCGGTGCGTCCGGCTTCCAGCTCAAGGACGCCGACCCGGCGGTCCTGGTGCGGGCCGTCCGCTCGGTCGCCGCCGGCAACGGGACCCTCGACGACACCCTCACCAAGCGGGTGGTCGGCGAGGTGCTGAGCCGCCGCCGGATCCAACCCGTCACCGCGGCTCGGGGCACCGACCTCCTCACCGCGCGCGAGCTCGACATCGTGCTGCTGCTGGCCCAGGGGATGTCGAACGAGGAGATCGCCGAGGCGCTGGTGCTCGAGGTGTCCACGGTGAAGTCGCACCTGGCCCGCATCCTGCCCAAGCTGGGCGTGCGCTCGCGGCTGCAGGCCGCCGTGTGGGCCTACCAGAACCGCATCGTCGACCTGCCGACCTGA
- a CDS encoding winged helix-turn-helix domain-containing protein: MTDPVETATPAQLRAFDHPMRHRIWRAVGREGATVSQLAHRLATNKGNVAHHVKVLVASGLLAPGPTRTVRGGTEQYYLATTPQLRLAGDTRDATRAMLASVADEVAAAPDPLLNHRTVRLTRRQAEALARHLDRVVTELEPAGEREPSYGVLVSVYPR, translated from the coding sequence GTGACCGACCCCGTCGAGACCGCCACCCCGGCCCAGCTGCGCGCCTTCGACCACCCGATGCGGCACCGCATCTGGCGGGCGGTGGGGCGCGAGGGCGCGACGGTCAGCCAGCTCGCCCACCGGCTCGCGACCAACAAGGGCAACGTGGCCCACCACGTGAAGGTCCTGGTCGCCAGCGGCCTGCTCGCGCCCGGCCCGACCCGCACCGTCCGTGGCGGCACCGAGCAGTACTACCTCGCCACGACCCCCCAGCTCCGGCTCGCCGGCGACACCCGCGACGCGACCCGCGCGATGCTCGCTTCGGTCGCCGACGAGGTCGCGGCCGCCCCCGACCCGCTGCTCAACCACCGCACCGTCCGGCTCACCCGCCGGCAGGCCGAGGCCCTCGCCCGGCACCTCGACCGCGTGGTCACCGAGCTGGAGCCGGCGGGCGAGCGGGAGCCGTCGTACGGCGTGCTGGTCAGCGTCTACCCGCGCTGA
- a CDS encoding S41 family peptidase, which produces MMLSEIQHLVRSRYVFPDVAAEIAVALDAVVLTGTDEAADAVTLSAALQSVNGDRHLRVQHCPGGVPSQVDEESVRAWFAQVVRDEGPGITEVRRLGGRAGLVALGAIIPPPEHVGPAAAAAFTLLAGLERLVLDLRGCLGGVPESVALLVSHLAGDEPVHLQDLVARDGTVVRSCTTPSVTPKVPADVAVDVLTSARTFSGGEELAYDLQALGRARVVGEITGGGAHPREAFDLTAHLQLHVPTAVPVNAVTGTNWEGVGVLPDLACPASRALDVALATDRRPGPALR; this is translated from the coding sequence ATGATGCTCTCCGAGATCCAGCACCTGGTCCGCTCCCGCTACGTGTTCCCCGACGTCGCAGCCGAGATCGCGGTAGCCCTCGATGCCGTGGTGCTCACCGGCACCGACGAGGCCGCGGACGCCGTCACGCTCAGCGCTGCCCTCCAGTCCGTGAACGGGGACCGCCACCTCCGGGTCCAGCACTGTCCCGGGGGCGTGCCCAGCCAGGTCGACGAGGAGTCGGTGCGTGCCTGGTTCGCCCAGGTCGTCCGCGACGAGGGGCCCGGCATCACCGAGGTACGACGGCTGGGCGGCCGGGCCGGTCTGGTCGCCCTCGGCGCGATCATCCCGCCGCCGGAGCACGTCGGCCCCGCTGCGGCGGCGGCGTTCACGCTGCTGGCGGGCCTCGAGCGCCTGGTCCTCGACCTACGCGGCTGCCTGGGCGGCGTGCCGGAGTCGGTGGCGCTGCTGGTCAGCCACCTGGCTGGTGACGAGCCGGTGCACCTGCAGGACCTGGTGGCCCGCGACGGCACCGTGGTCCGCTCCTGCACCACGCCGTCGGTCACCCCGAAGGTGCCGGCCGACGTGGCGGTCGACGTGCTCACCAGCGCGCGGACCTTCAGCGGCGGGGAGGAGCTGGCCTACGACCTCCAGGCCCTCGGCCGCGCCCGGGTCGTCGGCGAGATCACCGGCGGTGGCGCGCACCCGCGGGAGGCCTTCGACCTCACCGCGCACCTGCAGCTGCACGTGCCCACCGCCGTCCCGGTCAACGCGGTGACCGGGACGAACTGGGAGGGCGTCGGCGTGCTGCCCGACCTCGCCTGCCCGGCATCGCGGGCCCTGGACGTCGCGCTCGCGACCGACCGCCGGCCAGGCCCCGCGCTGCGGTGA
- a CDS encoding alkaline phosphatase, translating into MHAPQRHTVAIGGLASLVALGTMAAAIAVPAAPQQDAGPERSAQLAGQIDPAKPRNVILIIGDGMDDSVITAARNYEYGAGGRFPALDALPFTGAMTTYGLQAGAGPDYPIAYVSDSAPTASAWSTGRKTIDGRISQGPSAASTTPGVDYETVLEKHHAAGKRVGNISTAEITDATPAAAGAHISQRGCQGPADTARSCAGEAKPAGRGSIAEQLVDNRIDVLMGGGRSRFQQATTAGPTALAYAQSRHGYRLVSDAAELDAVTSLSDGPVLGLFANGNLTPRYRPLVATAAGAGGPDTTCTPADRGTQPDLSTMMEKSIALLDNPDGFFLQAESAMIDKQEHASDICGAIGDLAELDETVAVALDYQRTHPDTLVVVTGDHAHSTQIVAGNPDDGVQRATVRTADGDPMTVAYSTNAVGSDHTGAQIRVAASGPQAANVTGVIDQTDLFHTLLGRAPSTLPGSGTPGPGTPGPGAPAPARPSASVLAGASALSTKALARRGLRVVVAAAGATTVRVRLVQRGRTLASRATRAAGGTLTLRTRKATRGPVRVVVTATGRGGVATASDTVRVSRR; encoded by the coding sequence GTGCACGCACCTCAGCGCCACACCGTCGCGATCGGGGGACTCGCGTCCCTCGTCGCCCTCGGCACCATGGCCGCCGCCATCGCCGTTCCCGCCGCGCCCCAGCAGGACGCCGGCCCGGAGCGGTCGGCGCAGCTCGCCGGCCAGATCGACCCGGCCAAGCCCCGCAACGTCATCCTGATCATCGGCGACGGCATGGACGACTCGGTCATCACCGCCGCCCGCAACTACGAGTACGGCGCCGGCGGCCGCTTCCCGGCGCTGGACGCGCTGCCGTTCACCGGCGCGATGACGACGTACGGCCTCCAGGCCGGCGCCGGACCGGACTATCCGATCGCCTACGTCTCCGACTCCGCGCCCACCGCCAGCGCCTGGTCGACGGGGCGCAAGACCATCGACGGGCGGATCTCCCAGGGCCCGAGCGCCGCGTCCACCACCCCCGGCGTCGACTACGAGACCGTGCTGGAGAAGCACCATGCGGCCGGCAAGCGGGTCGGCAACATCAGCACCGCCGAGATCACCGACGCCACCCCCGCCGCTGCTGGCGCCCACATCAGCCAGCGGGGCTGCCAGGGCCCGGCGGACACCGCGAGGAGCTGCGCCGGGGAGGCGAAGCCCGCGGGCCGGGGGTCGATCGCCGAGCAGCTGGTCGACAACCGGATCGACGTGCTGATGGGCGGCGGTCGCAGCCGCTTCCAGCAGGCCACCACCGCCGGTCCCACGGCGCTGGCCTACGCGCAGTCGCGGCACGGGTACCGCCTGGTCTCGGACGCGGCCGAGCTGGACGCGGTCACCTCGCTGAGCGACGGGCCGGTCCTGGGCCTGTTCGCGAACGGCAACCTGACGCCGAGGTACCGGCCGCTGGTGGCCACCGCCGCCGGGGCGGGCGGCCCGGACACCACCTGCACCCCCGCGGACCGCGGCACCCAGCCCGACCTCTCGACGATGATGGAGAAGTCGATCGCCCTGCTGGACAACCCGGACGGGTTCTTCCTGCAGGCGGAGAGCGCGATGATCGACAAGCAGGAGCACGCCTCGGACATCTGCGGTGCCATCGGCGACCTCGCCGAGCTCGACGAGACCGTCGCGGTCGCGCTGGACTACCAGCGGACCCACCCCGACACCCTCGTCGTCGTCACCGGCGACCACGCGCACTCGACCCAGATCGTGGCCGGCAACCCCGATGACGGGGTCCAGCGCGCGACGGTCAGGACCGCCGACGGCGACCCGATGACCGTGGCGTACTCCACCAACGCGGTGGGCTCGGACCACACCGGCGCCCAGATCCGGGTCGCGGCCTCCGGCCCGCAGGCGGCCAACGTCACCGGCGTGATCGACCAGACCGACCTGTTCCACACGCTGCTGGGCCGCGCTCCCAGCACGCTGCCCGGCTCCGGCACGCCCGGCCCCGGCACGCCCGGCCCCGGGGCACCCGCACCGGCGCGGCCGTCGGCGTCGGTGCTGGCCGGCGCGTCGGCCCTCTCCACCAAGGCCCTGGCCCGGCGGGGGCTGCGGGTCGTCGTGGCCGCCGCCGGCGCCACGACGGTCCGGGTCAGGCTGGTGCAGAGGGGCAGGACCCTCGCGAGTCGGGCCACCCGGGCCGCCGGGGGAACGTTGACCCTGCGGACCCGGAAGGCCACCCGGGGCCCGGTCCGGGTCGTGGTGACCGCGACCGGCCGGGGCGGCGTCGCCACCGCCAGCGACACCGTGCGGGTCAGCAGGAGGTAG
- a CDS encoding PadR family transcriptional regulator, translating into MLGLLATAGPQTSYELASNVEVSVSFFWPVPRSQLYAEPQRLAGLGLVSATQEEGGRRRRTFAITDAGRAVLVAWLGEAAEPAQYRDPAMLRLFFMDAAPDLAAPLARQRVEELTAALEFLHQPGLGGDQPSHRRVLSWGQMTMRADLAFWRSVLDDLEGRP; encoded by the coding sequence GTGCTCGGGCTGCTGGCCACCGCGGGGCCCCAGACCTCCTACGAGCTGGCGAGCAACGTCGAGGTGTCGGTGTCGTTCTTCTGGCCGGTGCCGCGCTCGCAGCTGTACGCCGAGCCGCAACGGCTGGCGGGCCTCGGACTGGTCTCGGCGACGCAGGAGGAGGGCGGCCGACGGCGTCGTACCTTCGCGATCACCGACGCCGGTCGCGCGGTGCTCGTCGCGTGGCTGGGCGAGGCAGCCGAGCCCGCGCAGTACCGCGACCCGGCGATGCTGCGGCTGTTCTTCATGGACGCCGCCCCGGATCTCGCCGCGCCCCTCGCGCGGCAGCGGGTCGAGGAGCTGACCGCCGCGCTCGAGTTCCTCCACCAGCCGGGGCTGGGCGGCGACCAGCCCAGTCACCGCCGCGTCCTGTCCTGGGGGCAGATGACGATGCGCGCGGACCTCGCCTTCTGGCGATCAGTGCTCGACGACCTCGAAGGACGCCCATGA
- a CDS encoding CPBP family intramembrane glutamic endopeptidase, giving the protein MTALIRRHPLTAFFVLAYLGSWTVWSPWWLSRSGVGVLPFEPSFSAVAGINQLGLFAGPFAAALVVARIAEGPGAPRRLLDRVLQWRVRQRWYVLALVAIPLATAAGYLLSPGTALSPEDGAAATSVLVTTTFLVYLLGGPIQEEPGWRGFALPRLQRRLHPMTAALVLGVIHCCWHAPLFLTEEWDTARQDPGQLLAYLVLVVSMSFVLSWLANGADGSVLLVVLGHNAVNWALFSAGHLTGEPVADNWPAAIGLAVLASIAVVTTRGRLGHPSTRGGGGALTEPAPDVLGGRARSGR; this is encoded by the coding sequence ATGACCGCCCTGATCCGACGCCACCCGCTGACGGCGTTCTTCGTCCTCGCCTACCTGGGCTCCTGGACGGTGTGGAGCCCGTGGTGGCTCTCCCGCAGCGGCGTCGGGGTCCTGCCGTTCGAGCCGTCCTTCTCCGCGGTCGCCGGGATCAACCAGCTCGGGCTCTTCGCCGGCCCGTTCGCCGCCGCGCTGGTCGTCGCCCGGATAGCCGAGGGGCCCGGCGCACCGCGAAGACTGCTGGATCGCGTCCTGCAGTGGCGGGTCCGCCAGCGCTGGTACGTCCTCGCTCTCGTCGCCATCCCGCTCGCCACCGCCGCCGGCTACCTGCTGTCGCCCGGCACCGCCCTGTCCCCGGAGGACGGCGCCGCCGCCACGTCGGTGCTGGTGACCACCACGTTCCTCGTCTACCTGCTCGGCGGGCCGATCCAGGAGGAGCCCGGCTGGCGCGGCTTCGCCCTGCCCCGGCTCCAACGACGCCTGCACCCGATGACCGCGGCCCTCGTCCTCGGGGTGATCCACTGCTGCTGGCACGCCCCGCTGTTCCTCACCGAGGAGTGGGACACCGCCCGGCAGGATCCCGGGCAGCTGCTGGCCTATCTCGTGCTCGTGGTGAGCATGTCGTTCGTGCTGTCCTGGCTCGCCAACGGCGCCGACGGCTCCGTGCTGCTCGTCGTCCTCGGCCACAACGCCGTCAACTGGGCGCTCTTCAGCGCCGGGCACCTCACCGGAGAGCCGGTCGCCGACAACTGGCCCGCCGCGATCGGCCTCGCGGTGCTCGCGTCCATCGCCGTCGTCACGACCCGAGGACGGCTCGGGCACCCGAGCACCCGGGGCGGGGGAGGTGCGCTGACCGAACCGGCACCGGACGTCCTAGGCGGTCGGGCGCGGTCAGGTCGGTAG
- a CDS encoding sensor histidine kinase, translating to MGTSRQESPSHAPYAVAIGCGSLALVALVAVTLIGEAATVVPSPREPAWRLTALGVVAQAVALLWVRSRPRAALIGTALPAPLVALAGAADAASITSLAILVAVYLAASTRPVGALALPLGVVAGAILLSGLIVGDDLGVPPAEALGGSLLQAAGTVGVALLAATWVRALRESKQARAAQGRAVAREQDALVQAAIARERTDMARELHDIAAHHLTGIAVLAAAVERQIDTDPVGAKHAVHQVRDQATLVLRDLRSLVGLLRDQQAAAGSRPETLAGIPDLVTEVAAAGRDVEFTMLGDPDVPGREVGPLAQLAAFRAVQEALSNAARHAPGAASRVSVDARADDAVVVSVRNGPAPGAPSPAPGTGFGLVGMRERADLTNATLEAGSTQDGGWQVTMRVPREGPGEVPGQLTGEVRAAAPDERGAS from the coding sequence GTGGGGACGTCGCGCCAGGAGTCGCCCAGCCACGCCCCGTACGCCGTCGCGATCGGCTGCGGATCGCTGGCGCTCGTCGCCCTCGTGGCGGTGACCCTGATCGGGGAGGCCGCGACGGTGGTCCCGTCCCCGCGCGAGCCCGCCTGGCGGCTGACGGCCCTCGGCGTCGTGGCCCAGGCCGTCGCCCTGCTGTGGGTCCGCAGCCGGCCGCGGGCGGCGCTGATCGGCACCGCGCTCCCGGCGCCCCTGGTCGCGCTGGCCGGTGCGGCGGACGCGGCGAGCATCACCTCCCTGGCCATCCTCGTGGCGGTCTACCTCGCCGCGAGCACCCGGCCGGTCGGCGCCCTGGCGCTGCCGCTCGGCGTCGTCGCCGGGGCCATTCTGCTCAGCGGGCTGATCGTCGGCGACGACCTCGGCGTCCCCCCGGCCGAGGCGCTCGGCGGCTCCCTGCTCCAGGCCGCGGGGACCGTGGGCGTGGCGCTGCTCGCCGCCACCTGGGTCCGGGCCCTCCGGGAGAGCAAGCAGGCCCGGGCCGCCCAGGGACGGGCCGTGGCCCGCGAGCAGGACGCGCTGGTGCAGGCGGCCATCGCCCGCGAGCGGACCGACATGGCCCGCGAGCTGCACGACATCGCGGCCCACCATCTGACCGGCATCGCGGTCCTGGCCGCCGCGGTCGAGCGGCAGATCGACACCGATCCGGTCGGCGCGAAGCATGCTGTCCACCAGGTCCGCGACCAGGCCACGCTGGTGCTGCGCGACCTGCGCAGCCTGGTCGGCCTGCTCCGCGACCAGCAGGCCGCCGCGGGCTCGCGCCCCGAGACGCTGGCCGGGATCCCCGACCTGGTGACCGAGGTCGCGGCGGCCGGCCGCGACGTGGAGTTCACGATGCTCGGCGACCCCGACGTCCCCGGCCGGGAGGTCGGCCCGCTCGCCCAGCTCGCCGCCTTCCGCGCCGTCCAGGAGGCCCTGTCCAACGCGGCCCGGCACGCCCCCGGCGCCGCGAGCCGGGTGAGCGTCGACGCCCGGGCCGACGACGCGGTGGTGGTGAGCGTGCGCAACGGCCCCGCGCCCGGAGCCCCGTCCCCGGCTCCCGGCACCGGATTCGGGCTCGTCGGCATGCGGGAGCGCGCCGACCTGACCAACGCCACCCTCGAGGCCGGGTCGACCCAGGACGGCGGCTGGCAGGTGACCATGCGGGTGCCCAGGGAGGGGCCCGGGGAAGTGCCGGGCCAGCTGACCGGAGAGGTCCGGGCAGCCGCACCGGACGAGAGGGGAGCATCGTGA
- a CDS encoding ABC transporter ATP-binding protein, whose amino-acid sequence MPTTSPSLRPSTTAVGLHDVHKTYPGPEPVHALRGVSLSLPMGSFTAVMGPSGSGKSTLLNCAAGLDSPTSGQVVIGGRDVSGLSADALTRFRREHVGFVFQAYNLIAHLSVADNIELPVVLAGRTPDPAWRAELLDAVGLSGMEQRRPTELSGGQAQRVAIARALFAKPTVVFADEPTGALDSRTGAQVLSVLRAAADRFSQTVVVVTHDPHVAAAADSVAFLADGRLVDRVERATPEQIAATMLSMGGA is encoded by the coding sequence GTGCCCACCACCTCTCCGTCCCTGCGTCCCAGCACCACGGCCGTGGGGCTGCACGACGTCCACAAGACCTACCCGGGCCCGGAGCCCGTCCACGCGCTGCGGGGGGTGTCGCTCAGCCTGCCGATGGGGTCCTTCACCGCGGTGATGGGCCCCTCCGGGTCCGGGAAGTCGACGCTGCTGAACTGCGCCGCCGGCCTGGACTCCCCCACCAGCGGCCAGGTCGTCATCGGCGGGCGCGACGTCAGCGGCCTGTCCGCGGACGCCCTCACCCGCTTCCGCCGCGAGCACGTCGGCTTCGTCTTCCAGGCCTACAACCTCATCGCGCACCTGTCAGTGGCCGACAACATCGAGCTGCCGGTGGTCCTCGCGGGCCGCACCCCGGACCCGGCCTGGCGGGCCGAGCTCCTCGACGCCGTCGGGCTGAGCGGGATGGAGCAGCGCCGCCCGACCGAGCTCTCCGGCGGCCAGGCGCAGCGGGTCGCCATCGCCCGCGCCCTGTTCGCGAAGCCGACAGTCGTCTTCGCCGACGAGCCGACCGGGGCCCTCGACTCCCGGACCGGAGCCCAGGTCCTGTCCGTCCTCCGGGCCGCCGCTGACCGGTTCTCCCAGACCGTCGTCGTGGTCACCCACGACCCGCACGTCGCGGCCGCGGCCGACAGCGTGGCGTTCCTGGCCGACGGCCGGCTGGTGGACCGCGTCGAGCGCGCGACCCCCGAGCAGATCGCCGCCACCATGCTCTCGATGGGCGGTGCCTGA
- a CDS encoding carboxymuconolactone decarboxylase family protein, whose amino-acid sequence MALSDRARRTHDELFRGHVSPLAVTDPELVEVFDNFAFDEVLQDGGLTPRLRLMVQLAALIAGGAHASYRRMLGAALTVGVTPVEAREVVYQAVPYVGMGPVLEFLNTTNDVLGERGVDLPLPGRATTTPQDRMKKGLARQREVAGRQALQAMYAAAPADSQHLQRHLSANCFGDYVTRDGLDLPTRELLTFAMLVSLGGCEPQVAGHVAGNVRVGNDRGTLLAVLTQLLPFIGYPRTLNGLRVLDETAPAAPAPEP is encoded by the coding sequence ATGGCGTTGAGCGACCGGGCTCGCCGCACCCACGACGAGCTCTTCCGCGGCCACGTCTCCCCGCTGGCCGTCACCGACCCCGAGCTGGTCGAGGTCTTCGACAACTTCGCCTTCGACGAGGTCCTCCAGGACGGGGGGCTGACGCCTCGGCTGCGCCTGATGGTCCAGCTGGCGGCCCTGATCGCGGGCGGGGCGCACGCCTCCTACCGCCGGATGCTCGGTGCGGCGCTCACCGTGGGCGTCACCCCGGTCGAGGCCAGGGAGGTCGTCTACCAGGCGGTGCCGTACGTCGGCATGGGGCCGGTCCTGGAGTTCCTGAACACGACGAACGACGTGCTCGGCGAGCGCGGGGTGGACCTGCCGCTGCCGGGCCGGGCCACCACCACCCCGCAGGACCGGATGAAGAAGGGGCTGGCCCGGCAGCGGGAGGTCGCCGGGAGGCAGGCGCTCCAGGCGATGTACGCCGCCGCGCCGGCGGACTCCCAGCACCTCCAGCGCCACCTGTCGGCGAACTGCTTCGGCGACTACGTCACCCGCGACGGCCTCGACCTGCCGACCCGCGAGCTGCTGACGTTCGCGATGCTGGTCTCGCTCGGCGGCTGCGAGCCCCAGGTCGCCGGCCACGTCGCCGGCAACGTCCGGGTCGGGAACGACCGCGGCACCCTGCTGGCGGTGCTGACCCAGCTGCTGCCGTTCATCGGCTATCCCCGCACCCTGAACGGGCTGCGGGTCCTCGACGAGACCGCGCCGGCTGCGCCCGCCCCCGAGCCGTGA
- a CDS encoding FtsX-like permease family protein encodes MWRLARSNIAAHLSSLIGTIVVVALAAAVLSAAGVLIESGVRAPRPTDGTGDASLLTVLAGSFIGTASVVVILVVAATVSLAMRPRQRDLAVLRALGATRRQVRRMVAAELLLLTAVVAPLGALPGLAAARLTTPLLTDAGIVPPGFSLTLSPLPVLGAVVVLAPVAVAAAFLATRETLRLPPTAAVTATLAEPREVGRTRRVLAAVTAAGGLAAAGTPLVVPGTIGGATAASSALLLVAAAALAGPVLVAWALGSSGRAGGGRRRPVTRLAFANTRGFSRRLTAVIVPLAAVIAVGTVQTSTGDALGDAAAQQLSDGLQADLVVTAPDGLDDEEIARIQDLPEVDSTTALAAVPARVRTDDEEIAGLEGLSWEPYQLRVLPLGGPDASYDPDVVAGSLDDLDDAGSIAVSSDARFTIGHGMSDTVAVQLAGGETTELRVVAVYDRGLGFGDYTLGEATLAEHRLDRPVDTVLVSSGAPDTVAGGLRDLGLETVSQQGYVESATAAGEGQQRLSAVLLLALLGFMLVGAANALVMLTAGRRGERALLGRIGLTRPQQVRLALVESAITATAAIVIGTLAVVPAVLGVSLGLLGPVVPVLDVTTYGVLVGLVVLVSVACSVPAAARR; translated from the coding sequence ATGTGGCGCCTGGCCCGCTCCAACATCGCGGCGCACCTGTCGTCGCTGATCGGGACGATCGTCGTCGTCGCCCTGGCCGCGGCCGTGCTGTCGGCCGCCGGCGTCCTCATCGAGTCCGGGGTCCGGGCGCCCCGCCCCACCGACGGGACCGGTGACGCCAGCCTGCTGACCGTGCTCGCCGGGTCCTTCATCGGGACCGCCTCCGTCGTGGTGATCCTGGTCGTCGCGGCCACGGTGAGCCTGGCGATGCGCCCGCGCCAGCGGGACCTCGCGGTCCTGCGCGCCCTGGGTGCCACCCGCCGCCAGGTACGCCGGATGGTGGCCGCCGAGCTGCTCCTGCTGACCGCGGTGGTCGCACCCCTGGGCGCCCTGCCGGGGCTCGCCGCCGCCCGGCTGACGACGCCGCTGCTCACCGACGCCGGCATCGTGCCGCCCGGGTTCTCCCTGACCCTCTCCCCGCTTCCCGTCCTCGGCGCCGTCGTGGTGCTCGCGCCGGTGGCCGTGGCCGCCGCGTTCCTGGCGACCCGCGAGACCCTCCGGCTGCCGCCGACCGCGGCGGTGACCGCCACGCTCGCGGAGCCGCGGGAGGTCGGCCGGACCCGCCGGGTGCTGGCCGCGGTGACCGCCGCCGGCGGTCTGGCCGCAGCCGGCACGCCGCTCGTGGTTCCGGGGACGATCGGCGGCGCGACCGCCGCCAGCTCCGCGCTGCTGCTCGTCGCGGCGGCCGCGCTCGCGGGGCCGGTCCTCGTGGCCTGGGCGCTCGGGTCCTCGGGCCGGGCGGGCGGCGGGCGACGCCGCCCCGTCACCCGGCTCGCCTTCGCGAACACCCGCGGGTTCTCCCGCCGGCTGACGGCCGTGATCGTGCCGCTCGCCGCGGTGATCGCGGTCGGGACCGTCCAGACCAGCACCGGCGACGCGCTCGGCGACGCCGCGGCCCAGCAGCTGAGCGACGGGCTGCAGGCGGACCTGGTCGTCACCGCGCCCGACGGCCTCGACGACGAGGAGATCGCCCGGATCCAGGACCTCCCGGAGGTCGACAGCACCACGGCGCTCGCGGCGGTCCCCGCGCGGGTCCGCACCGACGACGAGGAGATCGCCGGGCTCGAGGGCCTCTCCTGGGAGCCCTACCAGCTACGGGTCCTGCCCCTCGGCGGCCCGGACGCCTCCTACGACCCCGACGTCGTCGCCGGCTCGCTCGACGACCTCGACGACGCCGGCAGCATCGCGGTCAGCAGCGACGCCCGCTTCACGATCGGGCACGGGATGAGCGACACGGTCGCCGTCCAGCTCGCCGGCGGCGAGACGACCGAGCTGCGGGTCGTCGCGGTGTACGACCGCGGCCTCGGGTTCGGGGACTACACCCTCGGCGAGGCGACCCTCGCCGAGCACCGGCTGGACCGGCCCGTCGACACGGTGCTGGTCTCCTCGGGAGCTCCCGACACCGTGGCGGGCGGGCTGCGCGACCTCGGGCTGGAGACGGTGAGCCAGCAGGGCTACGTGGAGTCGGCCACCGCCGCCGGCGAGGGCCAGCAGCGACTCTCCGCGGTCCTGCTGCTGGCACTGCTGGGCTTCATGCTGGTCGGCGCCGCGAACGCGCTGGTCATGCTCACCGCCGGGCGGCGCGGGGAGCGGGCCCTGCTGGGCCGGATCGGCCTCACCCGCCCGCAGCAGGTGCGGCTGGCACTGGTCGAGTCCGCCATCACCGCGACCGCCGCGATCGTGATCGGGACCCTCGCCGTCGTACCGGCCGTCCTCGGGGTGTCCCTCGGCCTGCTCGGCCCGGTGGTCCCGGTCCTCGACGTCACGACGTACGGCGTCCTGGTCGGGCTGGTCGTCCTCGTCTCGGTCGCGTGCTCGGTCCCGGCGGCCGCCCGCCGGTGA